Genomic segment of Anaerobacillus alkaliphilus:
CGGAATAGAGAGGTGTTTTATGTTCTATTTTTTTTACGTATTTAGTTGCATGTTAGTAGGCTTACTGACATTGTTAGTTCAGAGGAAAAAATACTCTCATTTAGGGTTTGGTCTGTTAAGGGCATTCATGATTAGTGTTGTAGGTTTGTTACTACCTAATCTAATTATTTTTTATGATCAAGTATTTTACTTGGAAGTAGGCTTTCATTTAGTACACTATGGAATTTTGTTGGTAATATCAATTACTATCAGTTATTTTATTAGTAGGATTGTAATTGCAACAGAGTAGATGGGGGAAAATTTATGTTATATAAACATTCGATAGAAGGAATTAGTTTAGAAATGTTAAAAGGCTTTTTTGTTGGTTGGCCAAACCCGCCACAACCTGATACTCATCTAAGGTTACTAGAAAATAGTAGTCATGTTGTACTAGCGGTGGATGAAGAGTCAAACTCAGTTGTAGGATTTATCACGGCGATTAGTGATGGGGTGTTATCTGCTTACATTCCTTTTTTAGAAGTTCTACCAGATTATCAAAACAGAGGAATTGGTAAGGAATTGGTGAAGAGGATGATGGAACAGCTCGAGGATATTTATATGATCGATCTGATGTGTGATCAGGAGTTACAACCTTATTATGAAAAGCTAGGGATGATTAAATCAACGGGAATGGTGTTCCGAAACTACAGCAAGCAATCGGGTAAATAAAAAATAAGCATTACTTCACGATGTGGGGTAATGCTTATTTTATAAAGGCAGGGTAAGGAGCTTTTAATGATGAGATTATTAACGTTAAACTGTCACTCGTGGCGGGAGAAAAACCAATTACAAAAGATCAAAATATTGGCTCGAACAATTAAAGAAAATGCTTATGATGTGATTGCGCTTCAGGAAGTGAGTCAGAGTATATTCTCGAAAAAAATTGATAAAGAAGTTAAGAGGGATCACTATGGGCAAGTTTTACTAAACGAATTAAGGGCAATCGGCGTTCATGATTATCGCTTAGTTTGGAGTTTTTCACATATTGGCTATATCTCTTATGAGGAGGGAGTTGCTATAATAACCAAGCATCCAATAGAAGAAACGAGCTCATTTTATGTCAGTAGGACAACCAATCCTTTAAATTGGAAAGCCAGAAAAATAGTTGGTGTGAAAATTCAATATAACGGGAAAGCAATATCTTTTTATACTTGTCATCTTGGATGGTGGGATGATAAAGATGAGCCTTTTAAGGATCAGATCGACAGATTAATGGAACACGTTCCACACGATGAAGCATATTTCTTACTCGGAGACTTTAATAACGACGCTTCAAAAGGGAATGAGGGGTACGATTATTTGCTACAAAAAGGCTTAGTTGACACCTTCGAAATGGCTACTGAGAAAGATAAAGGAACAACCGTTAGTGGTAATATTGCTGGTTGGAGCAAGAATAAACAAGATTTACGAATTGATTATATTTTTACGAATCAAGAAATTCCTGTTAGTCGCTCGAACGTCATTTTCAATGGTGATAATAAACCAGTGATCTCAGATCACTTTGGTGTAGAATTAAAAGTGTTTTAAAGATTTAAATTCCTGTACCTTGTAAATACTATTAATTGACAAGAATAGTTGACAAAGAAGGTGCACACATGAAGCAAAATCATATTGATTTAACGGCTAGTGAAATGAGTTACTTATGGAATACATACCAAGCACAATGCATGAACTATTGCATATTAACTTATTTTGATTCGATAGTAGAAGATGAGGAAATTAAGAAAATAAATCAGTTAAACCTCAACGCGAGT
This window contains:
- a CDS encoding endonuclease/exonuclease/phosphatase family protein, which translates into the protein MRLLTLNCHSWREKNQLQKIKILARTIKENAYDVIALQEVSQSIFSKKIDKEVKRDHYGQVLLNELRAIGVHDYRLVWSFSHIGYISYEEGVAIITKHPIEETSSFYVSRTTNPLNWKARKIVGVKIQYNGKAISFYTCHLGWWDDKDEPFKDQIDRLMEHVPHDEAYFLLGDFNNDASKGNEGYDYLLQKGLVDTFEMATEKDKGTTVSGNIAGWSKNKQDLRIDYIFTNQEIPVSRSNVIFNGDNKPVISDHFGVELKVF
- a CDS encoding GNAT family N-acetyltransferase — encoded protein: MLYKHSIEGISLEMLKGFFVGWPNPPQPDTHLRLLENSSHVVLAVDEESNSVVGFITAISDGVLSAYIPFLEVLPDYQNRGIGKELVKRMMEQLEDIYMIDLMCDQELQPYYEKLGMIKSTGMVFRNYSKQSGK